The Bacteroidota bacterium genome includes the window AGCTTGTAGCTCCTTTATTGAAAGTGCATACCGATTTTAGCAAAGGAGCTGTATTGTTGTTTTTAAACGAAGTAATTTATAAGGCAATCAGAGAAGAAGAAGCCAATCCGGAATTATTTACTTTTCTACATAAAAGTATCCTCGAACTCGAAATTTCCGAACCGTTGAACGCTAATTTTCACCTAAAATTTTTACTTGATTTTACTCGTTATTTGGGATTTTATCCTCAGGGAAAATGGAGTGAAACTGAACCCTATTTCGATTTGCAAGAAGGTATATTTACCAATGTAATAAGCCCGCTTTCGCTCGATAATGAACAAGCACTCTTACTAAATAACACCATGAATTTGAGGCAGCAAACAGGATTGAATCGTGAAGAGCGGAAAATACTGCTTGCTAAGCTAATGTTGTATTTTGAACTACATTTAGAAGGCTTCAAAAACATTAAGTCGCTGGATGTACTATATCAAATTCACCAATAATTTTGCATGAATTTTCAACAAATAGCAATACCCTTATTTAACGGTATTAAGCAACTTACTCAACAATTAGTTTTCTAAAAAAGTGCTTTTTGTCAATGGTAACTCGCAACGAATAAACACCTTTTTGCAAGGGCACCGTAGTTAATGAAACTACCGACCGTCCTTGAGCAGAAACTAATTGCTGCTCCGAAATTACACGACCAACAATATCCGAAATTTGAATAGTAGTTGCAGCATTTACCGGTGAATTAAATTCGAGTGTAAAAACTCCTTTTGAAGGATTTGGATATACGTTTAACGAACGGTCAAACAAAATATACTTTGACATATCCGTGGTTACATCAACATAAGCCAAAACAGGAACTCTGGCGCTTGGACAAGCAATAGATGCAGTAGCAATTTTCCAATCGTAAAAAAAGTAATAATACGAAGCACCCGCGGATGAGCCTGTTAAAGTAACCACTCCCGGCACACCATAGGGATAGCTTACATTTGCAGAGTTGTTTCGTAACATATACACACTTCCTCCTGGATAATTTAAACGATAATAGCTACCTCCAACAACCGAGAAATTTAGATTTACGTAGTTTAATCCGGCAACCACACTCGCTGTAGTACTTTGCAAAACAGCACCTACATTGTTGGTGAGTTGAACAGTTATAGAACCGGCATTTTGTGCATATATTTTTACACGTAATAAATCAAAATCAACATCAGCGTAAAATAGCTCGTATTGTGCTGTGTTTACATAATTAGCAGCCCCAAGTGCATTGGTATGCGGATAAGCAAAGGCAGTATCGATGTGTGTTACCGAATTTTCGGCATAATAGGTTGTTGAAGTTGTAATGGTT containing:
- the recO gene encoding DNA repair protein RecO produces the protein MLSSTKAIVLKTTKYAENSLIVKCYTEQFGLKTYIIGGVHGKKSKAAFFLPLSLLELHANHKEGTKLIRPKEIQLVAPLLKVHTDFSKGAVLLFLNEVIYKAIREEEANPELFTFLHKSILELEISEPLNANFHLKFLLDFTRYLGFYPQGKWSETEPYFDLQEGIFTNVISPLSLDNEQALLLNNTMNLRQQTGLNREERKILLAKLMLYFELHLEGFKNIKSLDVLYQIHQ